The region GCCGTGATCCCCCCAGACAATGACTTCGAGGATGTGCCCGCTGCGCTCGAGGAGGTCAGGTGAGCGAGATCCTGCTGCGCGTCAATGGCCTCACACAGCGGTTCGGTCATGGTGAACACGCCGTGACGGCGCTCGACCATGTCAGCCTCGACATCCGGCGAGGCGAGACCCTCGGGCTGGTCGGCGAATCCGGTTCGGGGAAGAGCACCCTGGCCCGGGCGATCCTGCTCTTGCGCCGTCCGACATCGGGGAGCATCGAATTCGACGGAACGGATGTGACCGGACTACGGGGCCGCGCGCTGCGCCAGCATCGCCGTCGGGTCCAGCTCGTGTTCCAGGATCCCAACGATTCGCTGGACCCGCGGTTTACGATCGAGCGATCGATCGCGGAGCCTCTCGTCGCCGCCGGATACGGTCGTGCGGACCGCCGGCGACGAGTGATCGAGTCTCTGGAGCAGGTGGGCCTCCCCTCCGATGCGGCGGTGCGCTACCCGCATGAGTTCTCCGGCGGGCAGCGACAGCGCGTCGCGATCGCCAGGGCGATGGCGGCGAAACCGGAGTTCGTCGTGCTCGACGAACCGACGTCGGCCCTCGATGTCTCCGTGCAGGCCCAGGTGCTCAACCTTCTCGTCCGGCTGCAGGAGGAGACTGGGGTGACTTACCTCTTCATCACGCACAACCTCTCCGTCGTGCATCACCTCGCACACCGCGTCGCCGTCATGCACGATGGCCGGCTCGTCGAGGAGGGCACGGGCGAGCAGGTGATGACGGCACCAGAGCATCCGTACACGCAGGGGCTCCTCGAATCCATGCCGGTGCTGTACCGGACCTGACGTGGTAGGAGGGAAAGCGCGATGCGCATACAGCGCCGCGGCGACAACGCTCACGACTGGCGGCTCTACCACGGGCAGGGCTCGGTCGGCGTCGAGTGGTATTTCAAGGAGACGACGAGGCTTGCCTGCTCGGTGATGCTGTATCGCCTCGATCCGGGGGCCGAGGAAGGACAGCACTTCCATCTCGACGGCGACGCGGGCAGCTGCACGCCGAACAGCTCCGATGAGATCTATGTCGTCACCTCGGGCGAGGTAGTGATGACCAGCGGTGACGACCGCGCCGTGCTGCGGTCGGGGGATTCCCTTTATGCACCGGCGGGAACTCTGCACGGTGTGCGCAACGAGTCGTCGGAACCCGCCGAACTCGTCTTGATCTTCGGGCCGCCCGGCAGCCATCCTCGGCCGCAGACCGGAACGGAGAGCTTCGGGCTCAGCGCTCTGTCATAGCTTGCTGAAGCTTCTCGCGCAGCTCGTCGATACGCACGGCGATGCTGAGACGGAACAAGCGTTCGTCGTTGCGCCAGTCTTCACCCAGTACGCGGTCGAGGCGGTCTAGGCGCTGCAAGATCGTGTTGGTGTGGAAGTTCAGCGCGCGCGCCGTCCGCGTCGGGCTGGCGTTGTTGCGGACGAACGCGCGAAGTGTGCCCAGCAGGTCGGCATTGCGCTCAGCGTCGTAGCGGCGCACAGCACCGATGGTCTCCCGCAGGAAAGCGGCGAGCGCGCGGGAATCGGTGTCGAGAACCGCGGAGTAGGGAAGGAAGTCGTCCGTCGTCGCGGCCACGTCTTCTATGCCGAGCGCAGCCAGGAGTCGCGCCGTCCTCATCGCGAGCCTGAACGCCTCCGGGATCGCGTCCGGTGCGGGCGGGGGGACCACCACGACAACCGGATGCTGGATGGCGTGCGCGACGTGCTCGCGAACCCGCTCGGCGTCAACGGATCGTCGTTGTGCGGCGAAGGCCGCGACAACGTATCCGCGGTACTCGCCGACAAGCGCCCTGTCGTCGAGGTGCGGAGCCAAGGCCAGCGCCGCGGCGGTCTGCTGGTCCCCGGGGACGGCGAGAAGGAGCAGCGAGTCGAGTGCGTGCAGGTCCACGCCGAGCCGCCGCGCCCGTCGCTCCACGTCGGCCCTGCGCTCTGGCACGTCGTCCAAGAGGTCGCCGATGAGCTCGCTGCGTACTCGGTGGTCGGCACCGGAGGCGGCCTCCTGCTGCAGCCCGAGGAGGGCGCCGACCTGGGCCGCCCGTTCGATCGTGCGGCGGTCCACGGCGCCGAGGGCCAGCTCGCCGTCGCCGAGCAGTAGCGCGCCGAAGTGCTGGCTGCCTGCCGTCAGCGCGGAAACGGCTCGTATGCCGTCGACTTCGACGGATATGCAGTGCCCAGATCTGCGGCTCTCCGCGATCGCGTCACGGACGGCGTCATCCAGCTCCAGCATGCCGGCCGCGAGGGGAAGCCTTGCGGCCGCGATGACCTGCTCGCGGGCATCGATGATCGCGACGGCGCAGCCAAGTGCGGAGGCGAGGGTCTCGGCGACGGGAGAGAAGCCCCCGCCCGCAAGCACCGCCTGAACGAGCTTCTGGTGCACGGCGTTGGCTCTGTCTCGCTCGGCGAGGTGATCGGTGAGCCGTTCCAGTGCACGCCGGTTCTTGTCCTCGGATTCGCGTAAGTCGCGCAAGATCTGGGCGGTCTGCAGGATGACGGAGGCGTGATCGGCGAGCGCGGACAGCAAAGCGACCTCCTCCGGCGCGAAACTCTTCTCCTCACGGTTGGCGACGAAGAGCACGCCGAGGACATCGTCGCTCGACAGCATCGGCACGCCGAGGAGAGAGACGAGGCCCTCCGCGGAGACCGCGTTGTCGATGCCCGCGTCGTGCCGCTCGCGGGCATAGTCGGCGTACCGGGAAACCCACTGGGCTGTGCGCGATTCGACGACCGCGCTCGCCAGTCCCCGCCCGGGAGGGACCCGCAGCGCTTGGAGGGACGCGCTCACCGAGCCACTCGTCTCCCGGACGCGCAGTTCACTGGTCTCCGGGTCAAACTCGGAGAGATAGGCGACATCCACGCCCATCATCTCGCGGGCGCGCTGCACGAGCCGTGCGAGGACGGCCTCGCTGTCGCGGAGCTCCGCGAGCTCGCGAGCGCTGGAGAACAGGGCGGAGAGCTCGTGTTCGCGACGGCGCAACCGGGCATGCTCGCGCTGCGCACGATGCACGTGCTCGGCGACCTCGGCGGCGGCCTCTCCGCTGAGACCGAGGAGGCCGAGCGCGTCGCTCACCGCCGTCGGGCCGAGTCCGTCGTCGTTGCCTGTGGCATCGATGAGGACCGCCACGGCCGTCGCCAGGGTGTCATCCGCCATCGACGTCCTCCCTCGCCCCTCGCGAGTCCGGGGCCGGAACCGGTGTGGAGGGCAAATGTATGCCCATACATGTCGATGTCACACCCGAACGGCGGTGTCAATGGGCGAGGACTTTCTCTCCGCGCAGGGCTGTCCGGACGATGGCCGCGGCGAGCTCCGGCCAAAGCTCGTGCGGGATGAGATGACCGACCTCCGGGTGGATCTGCAGTTCCGCGTCGATCAGGGCCTCGGCCATGTCGATCGCGGAGCACCAGTGCAGCACGGCGTCGGCTCGGCCGTGGAACACGAGCGCCGGCACGGTAACGGCCTTCAGCCGCTCCAGTCGCTCGGGCGCCCGCAGCAGCGCCGACCACTGGCGGGCGAAGCCCTCGGGGGCGTAACCGCGGTCGTAGGCGAGAGCCGCCTTGTCCCGGTGCCATTGCACCTGCGGGTCGTACCGGCTCGGCGGCGCGGCGAGCGCGGCCGCCTCCGCGCACGCGATCGCCTCTTCGCGGCTGACCCGCTGCGGCGCCGAGCGCAGCTCCTTGCGCTCACCGTGCAGGATGTAACGCGGGTCCCGGCCCGGGATCGTCGACAGGAGGCCGAGGCTGCGCACACGCTCCGGGTGCTCGATCGCCGCCAGCTGCGCCATCATCCCGCCCATGGAGTGGCCGACCAGATGCGCCGAGTCCACTCCGAGATCGTTGAGGACGCGCAGGATGTCCTCGGCCATGTCCGACAGCCCATACCCGCCGTCGATGTCGGCTTCGCCGCCGAAGCGCTGCGAGAGCCCGGTGTCGCGGTTGTCGAAGCGC is a window of Saccharopolyspora phatthalungensis DNA encoding:
- a CDS encoding helix-turn-helix domain-containing protein, encoding MADDTLATAVAVLIDATGNDDGLGPTAVSDALGLLGLSGEAAAEVAEHVHRAQREHARLRRREHELSALFSSARELAELRDSEAVLARLVQRAREMMGVDVAYLSEFDPETSELRVRETSGSVSASLQALRVPPGRGLASAVVESRTAQWVSRYADYARERHDAGIDNAVSAEGLVSLLGVPMLSSDDVLGVLFVANREEKSFAPEEVALLSALADHASVILQTAQILRDLRESEDKNRRALERLTDHLAERDRANAVHQKLVQAVLAGGGFSPVAETLASALGCAVAIIDAREQVIAAARLPLAAGMLELDDAVRDAIAESRRSGHCISVEVDGIRAVSALTAGSQHFGALLLGDGELALGAVDRRTIERAAQVGALLGLQQEAASGADHRVRSELIGDLLDDVPERRADVERRARRLGVDLHALDSLLLLAVPGDQQTAAALALAPHLDDRALVGEYRGYVVAAFAAQRRSVDAERVREHVAHAIQHPVVVVVPPPAPDAIPEAFRLAMRTARLLAALGIEDVAATTDDFLPYSAVLDTDSRALAAFLRETIGAVRRYDAERNADLLGTLRAFVRNNASPTRTARALNFHTNTILQRLDRLDRVLGEDWRNDERLFRLSIAVRIDELREKLQQAMTER
- a CDS encoding cupin domain-containing protein — its product is MRIQRRGDNAHDWRLYHGQGSVGVEWYFKETTRLACSVMLYRLDPGAEEGQHFHLDGDAGSCTPNSSDEIYVVTSGEVVMTSGDDRAVLRSGDSLYAPAGTLHGVRNESSEPAELVLIFGPPGSHPRPQTGTESFGLSALS
- a CDS encoding alpha/beta fold hydrolase: MPYADADGVRIYYEVAGDAGAPAIVLISGGGAQLISWHPRVVELITAEGFRVVRFDNRDTGLSQRFGGEADIDGGYGLSDMAEDILRVLNDLGVDSAHLVGHSMGGMMAQLAAIEHPERVRSLGLLSTIPGRDPRYILHGERKELRSAPQRVSREEAIACAEAAALAAPPSRYDPQVQWHRDKAALAYDRGYAPEGFARQWSALLRAPERLERLKAVTVPALVFHGRADAVLHWCSAIDMAEALIDAELQIHPEVGHLIPHELWPELAAAIVRTALRGEKVLAH
- a CDS encoding ATP-binding cassette domain-containing protein, producing MSEILLRVNGLTQRFGHGEHAVTALDHVSLDIRRGETLGLVGESGSGKSTLARAILLLRRPTSGSIEFDGTDVTGLRGRALRQHRRRVQLVFQDPNDSLDPRFTIERSIAEPLVAAGYGRADRRRRVIESLEQVGLPSDAAVRYPHEFSGGQRQRVAIARAMAAKPEFVVLDEPTSALDVSVQAQVLNLLVRLQEETGVTYLFITHNLSVVHHLAHRVAVMHDGRLVEEGTGEQVMTAPEHPYTQGLLESMPVLYRT